From a single Entelurus aequoreus isolate RoL-2023_Sb linkage group LG12, RoL_Eaeq_v1.1, whole genome shotgun sequence genomic region:
- the haus3 gene encoding HAUS augmin-like complex subunit 3, whose protein sequence is MLNGRQFVEAMGRLGYPDSSSLKASEFDWLFDSAPENLHFLRFVCRSLNRTNVLTPEEASAFQELCNSGNPILDETTLGEVLKTVGPSKENSTIALSSSSSMFAADPGVSLEDLEAELRALHEEKELKQGRYKKLQVAATSRADIDLRLATESESAVSGLIEINAYLGAENADTNSVLQSFTDEVSRLTSYFSAQSEAIQSDKRESVSRAPTALLSQLSLDPYLHQEELNTKTLSAFTRRHFFTGISDIIETSYSLQLLDLSSCEGEEKEKEESAVEQKRTEMARLQWSHIVAQHQLMQATAEEKSVKAGLDWLSDNSSCKSISNSSSLQVREMVSRKELQVVEGELEALLHGPVPAALRESARVINVPIVKGDLAVQLARQNYLTSQQNQVRNVLLRQKASFDIVLLGHEVELKCWRACLKQLSDVSSRLVEEHEVASIRTQALAHPELAVNTRPRSIISCKDAALSRLLQIMDFAQATAEPFRSLEELDQAVCNLANNLQVSRDALAAANWEQNFSMAQLEGHCEALHRAMYTEFQQLVLSPRLCSMAITNQELLCPNAQELTKKLAVAESQLQSLQEVMQDIIKEVKAKGSQLEHNPLLSRERDLYNYFHLDARLLQKVVEELESKLRQRKEQP, encoded by the exons ATGTTAAACGGTCGTCAGTTTGTGGAGGCTATGGGACGTCTGGGTTACCCCGATTCATCCTCACTGAAGGCCTCCGAGTTCGACTGGCTGTTTGACAGCGCCCCGGAAAACCTCCACTTTTTGCGTTTTGTCTGTCGGTCACTAAACCGGACAAATGTGTTGACCCCGGAGGAAGCGTCTGCTTTCCAGGAGCTTTGCAATTCTGGCAACCCCATTCTGGATGAAACCACATTAGGAGAGGTCCTCAAAACCGTCGGACCATCTAAGGAGAACAGTACAATCGCCTTGTCTTCATCTTCGTCCATGTTTGCAGCAGATCCTGGTGTTTCTTTAGAAGATTTGGAAGCAGAGCTCCGGGCGCTCCATGAGGAGAAAGAGCTGAAACAGGGTCGTTATAAAAAGTTGCAGGTCGCAGCCACTTCTCGTGCAGATATTGACCTTCGTCTGGCCACAGAATCGGAGAGTGCTGTGTCCGGGTTAATCGAGATCAATGCTTATCTTGGAGCCGAGAACGCGGACACCAACAGTGTACTACAAAGCTTCACAGATGAGGTCAGCAGGCTCACATCTTACTTCTCTGCTCAGTCTGAAGCCATACAAAGTGACAAAAGGGAGTCTGTTAGCAGAGCGCCCACAGCTCTTCTATCCCAGCTCTCCTTGGATCCATATCTGCATCAAGAGGAGCTTAACACCAAAACACTCTCCGCCTTTACCCGGAGGCACTTCTTCACTGGCATTTCGGACATCATTGAAACTTCTTACTCCCTCCAGCTGTTGGACCTCAGCTCTTGTGAAGGTGAAGAAAAAGAGAAGGAAGAGAGTGCCGTGGAGCAAAAGAGAACCGAAATGGCCAGACTTCAGTGGTCTCACATTGTGGCTCAGCATCAGCTGATGCAAGCCACTGCAGAGGAGAAAAGTGTCAAGGCTGGACTAGACTGGCTCTCTGACAACTCATCTTGCAAG AGCATCTCCAACTCTTCCTCGCTTCAAGTGCGCGAGATGGTGTCGAGAAAGGAGCTGCAGGTTGTGGAGGGGGAACTCGAAGCACTGCTCCATGGACCGGTGCCTGCTGCCCTTCGGGAGTCAGCGCGGGTGATTAACGTGCCTATTGTGAAGGGAGACCTGGCCGTGCAACTGGCCAGGCAGAACTACCTCACATCTCAACAAAATCAA GTACGCAATGTCCTGCTCCGCCAGAAGGCCTCCTTTGACATTGTCCTCTTGGGCCATGAGGTGGAGCTGAAATGCTGGAGGGCTTGCCTGAAGCAGCTTAGTGATGTGAGCAGCAGACTTGTTGAAGAACATGAAGTGGCGTCCATCCGGACGCAGGCTCTAGCTCATCCTGAGCTAGCAGTTAACACGAGGCCAAGATCCATCATCAGCTGCAAGGACGCTGCACTCAGCAG ACTCCTCCAGATCATGGATTTCGCCCAGGCGACAGCAGAACCTTTCCGGTCACTCGAAGAACTGGACCAGGCTGTGTGCAATCTAGCAAACAATCTCCAGGTGTCCCGTGATGCACTGGCAGCTGCCAACTGGGAGCAGAACTTTTCTATGGCTCAACTGGAAGGCCACTGCGAGGCTCTTCACAGGGCCATGTACACAGAGTTCCAGCAGCTGGTCTTAAGTCCACGCCTATGTTCTATGGCCATCACTAACCAAGAACTGCTCTGTCCCAATGCACAG GAGCTGACCAAAAAGCTTGCTGTTGCAGAGTCACAGCTGCAGAGTTTGCAAGAGGTCATGCAAGATATAATCAAAGAGGTGAAAGCCAAAGGCTCCCAGCTTGAGCACAACCCCCTCCTTAGTCGGGAGAGAGATCTTTACAATTACTTCCACTTGGATGCTAGACTCCTTCAGAAAGTTGTGGAGGAGCTGGAGAGCAAATTGAGACAGAGGAAGGAACAGCCATGa
- the ptgr1.1 gene encoding prostaglandin reductase 1, producing MVQAKTWILTKHFAGFPKESNFQLKVVDLPEPKDGEVLLEALFLSVDPYMRPFSRVRMKEGDVMIGTQVAKVVQSKNAAFPAGTHVVGRSGWRSHTISDCSDLVPVMPDWPKDVSLSLALGIIGMPGLTALYGLEEVLELKAGETLLVNAAAGAVGSVVGQIAKMKGCKVVGSAGSDAKVAFLKELGFDEAINYKTVGSLEEALRKAAPDGYDCFFENVGGPFSSVAISQMKPFGRIAVCGSISTYNDTDPQTGPFPHMTMIFKQLKMEGFMQSRWEKKNPESLRRLMGWLKQGKLQIREHITKGFENMPAAFMGMLQGENTGKAIVEV from the exons ATGGTTCAAGCCAAGACGTGGATACTGACCAAACATTTTGCGGGCTTCCCCAAGGAAAGCAACTTCCAACTCAAAGTAGTAGATCTCCCCGAGCCAAAAGATGGAg AGGTGTTATTGGAAGCATTGTTTCTCAGCGTCGACCCTTACATGAG GCCGTTCAGCCGTGTCCGCATGAAAGAAGGAGATGTGATGATCGGAACTCAAGTGGCCAA AGTGGTCCAAAGCAAAAATGCAGCGTTTCCTGCCGGGACGCATGTGGTTGGTCGTAGTGGTTGGAGAAGCCACACAATCTCTGATTGCTCCGACCTCGTCCCCGTCATGCCTGACTGGCCGAAGGATGTCTCACTGTCCTTGGCTCTGGGCATCATCGGCATGCCCGG GTTGACGGCTCTGTATGGACTGGAAGAAGTCCTGGAACTGAAGGCGGGCGAAACCCTGCTGGTGAACGCAGCGGCAGGGGCGGTGGGCTCGGTGGTGGGGCAGATTGCCAAGATGAAGGGCTGCAAAGTGGTGGGCTCGGCGGGGTCCGACGCCAAGGTGGCTTTCCTCAAAGAACTGGGCTTCGACGAGGCCATCAACTACAAAACTGTGGGCTCTTTGGAGGAGGCTCTGAGGAAGGCCGCTCCCGACGGATACGACTGCTTCTTTGAAAAC GTGGGAGGCCCATTCTCAAGTGTGGCCATTTCCCAGATGAAACCTTTTGGAAGGATTGCTGTGTGTGGAAGTATATCTACGTACAATGACACTGATCCTCAGACTG GACCATTTCCACACATGACCATGATTTTCAAGCAGCTCAAGATGGAGGGTTTCATGCAGAGCAGATGGGAAAAAAAGAACCCGGAGTCCCTCAGGAGGCTAATGGGATGGCTGAAACAG GGCAAACTGCAGATTCGGGAGCACATCACAAAGGGCTTTGAAAACATGCCGGCCGCTTTTATGGGGATGCTGCAAGGAGAAAACACCGGCAAGGCGATTGTGGAAGTCTAA